The following proteins are encoded in a genomic region of Triticum dicoccoides isolate Atlit2015 ecotype Zavitan chromosome 1B, WEW_v2.0, whole genome shotgun sequence:
- the LOC119298799 gene encoding disease resistance protein RGA5-like gives MMHTVLRKIGDKPREQFDEQVLIWAGKVRELSYRLEDVVDSFVLRVEDDGHDRGSTNMKNKVKKFLKRATKLFTKGKALHQISDDIEEAQRLSKELGDLPQRYMLDAQANNSGDAIEPRLKAVYKDVTELVGIDLVRDELIEKLCDCHEKSKDHLRTMSIVRFGGLGKTTLAKAVYDKIKVQFDRVAFVSVSRSPDMTKIFKKILYELDKSKYTTINEAARDHEQHLDELRNFLQDKRYLIVIDDIWDEEAWGLTKCAFSDNCFGSRVMTTTRIGSISEVCCSSSDDIIYQMKPLTDDDSKRLFYKRIFPQGSKCPDELEQLSREILKKYGGIPLAIITIASILASNGKDQQIKPKNHWDSILGSIGHGLAEGGSAKDMKRMLSFSYYDLPCHLKTCLLYLSIFPEDFEIRRVRLIWMWIAEGFVQGGNQETGLFELGESYFNELANRNLIQLVGVDVEGKARGCRVHDMVLDLLCSLSSDQNFVTILDGTQQSKPISHRQSRRLSFQNSMSKLTPHRADTTSMSQVRSVVLFRIDIDLIQTISRFEVLRVLDLEGCDLREVRHHIDLRCIGNLLHLRYLGLRETFLGEVPVEIGKLQFLETLNLAVSGPELHKSSMVIPSSVVRLRHLMCLNVSCAVLPVGIRNLTSLEELTGVLVDGSSETEKELGQLTDLRVLVLKWNGTDESVCNSLVVSLGNMQKIQSLHINGHNGARLDVSWDGWVLTPQLRTLVFNDCTTTLPMWVNSSSFPHLSYMDISVDRVRPEVDIQILGKLPALRSLILWTSKPQHTHVETFVVGANAFPCLRECTFYHFLTGPSMFPRGAMPRLEILAFLARASDIAGGDLDVGMRHLPSL, from the exons ATGATGCACACCGTTCTACGCAAGATTGGTGACAAGCCGCGGGAGCAGTTCGACGAGCAGGTCCTCATCTGGGCGGGCAAAGTGAGGGAGCTCTCCTACCGCCTGGAGGATGTAGTCGACAGTTTCGTCCTGCGCGTGGAGGACGACGGCCATGACCGTGGCTCCACCAACATGAAGAACAAAGTCAAGAAGTTCCTCAAAAGGGCCACCAAACTGTTTACCAAGGGTAAGGCTCTTCATCAGATCTCCGATGACATTGAAGAAGCTCAGCGGCTCTCCAAGGAGTTGGGCGACCTGCCTCAAAGGTATATGCTTGACGCGCAGGCAAACAATAGTGGTGATGCCATTGAACCTCGCTTGAAGGCGGTGTACAAAGATGTCACAGAGCTCGTTGGGATAGATCTCGTAAGAGATGAGCTGATCGAGAAGCTTTGTGATTGTCATGAGAAGTCCAAGGACCACTTAAGGACCATGTCTATTGTTCGATTTGGCGGACTGGGCAAGACAACTCTGGCCAAAGCAGTGTATGATAAGATCAAAGTGCAGTTTGACAGAGTAGCTTTCGTTTCCGTGTCTCGAAGTCCTGACATGACCAAGATTTTCAAGAAGATCTTATATGAACTTGACAAGAGCAAGTACACAACTATCAATGAAGCTGCTAGGGACCATGAACAACACCTcgatgaattgaggaattttcttcAGGATAAGAG GTACCTCATTGTAATTGACGATATATGGGATGAAGAAGCATGGGGATTGACCAAGTGTGCTTTCTCCGACAACTGTTTTGGTAGTCGAGTAATGACTACCACCCGCATAGGCAGTATCTCTGAAGTATGTTGCTCTTCTAGTGATGATATAATATATCAGATGAAACCTCTTACAGATGATGACTCCAAAAGACTCTTCTATAAAAGAATATTTCCTCAAGGAAGTAAGTGTCCTGATGAattggagcaattatctagagaaaTCTTAAAGAAATATGGTGGAATACCACTAGCCATCATTACTATTGCTAGCATTTTAGCTAGTAATGGTAAAGATCAACAGATAAAGCCAAAGAATCATTGGGACAGCATACTTGGCTCTATTGGTCATGGACTTGCAGAAGGTGGTAGTGCGAAGGACATGAAGAGAATGTTGTCCTTTAGTTATTATGATTTACCTTGTCATCTGAAGACTTGTTTACTATATCTCAGTATATTTCCAGAGGATTTTGAGATAAGGAGAGTCCGGTTGATATGGATGTGGATAGCTGAAGGGTTTGTccaaggtggaaatcaagaaactGGACTATTTGAGCTTGGAGAGAGCTACTTCAATGAGCTCGCAAATAGAAACTTGATTCAACTGGTAGGTGTTGACGTTGAAGGCAAGGCGAGAGGTTGTCGCGTCCATGATATGGTGCTTGATCTCTTATGTTCCCTGTCCAGTGACCAAAACTTTGTTACAATATTAGATGGTACTCAGCAAAGCAAACCTATTTCACACAGGCAGAGTCGCAGATTATCTTTTCAAAATAGCATGTCAAAACTCACCCCTCATCGGGCCGATACCACAAGTATGTCACAAGTGAGGTCTGTTGTTCTCTTTAGAATTGATATTGATCTGATCCAGACTATTTCACGCTTTGAAGTTTTACGTGTATTGGATTTAGAAGGTTGTGATCTTCGGGAAGTTCGCCACCATATTGATCTTAGGTGTATTGGAAATTTATTACACCTAAGATATCTGGGTCTAAGAGAAACTTTCCTTGGTGAGGTCCCTGTGGAAATAGGAAAGCTACAGTTTTTGGAGACACTCAACTTAGCAGTAAGTGGACCAGAGCTGCATAAATCAAGTATGGTGATTCCGTCAAGTGTTGTCCGCCTAAGACATTTGATGTGCCTAAATGTATCATGTGCGGTGTTACCTGTTGGGATCAGGAACCTGACGTCCTTAGAAGAGCTGACTGGAGTATTGGTGGATGGTTCTTCTGAGACTGAGAAAGAGCTAGGGCAACTAACCGATCTGAGAGTGCTCGTACTTAAATGGAATGGGACCGATGAGAGTGTGTGTAATTCTTTGGTGGTGTCCCTAGGCaatatgcagaaaattcaaagtctACATATTAACGGCCACAACGGTGCAAGGCTTGATGTCAGCTGGGATGGCTGGGTGCTCACTCCACAGCTTCGCACCCTTGTGTTTAATGATTGCACCACGACATTGCCTATGTGGGTTAATTCATCATCATTTCCCCACCTCTCCTACATGGATATTTCAGTGGACAGAGTGCGGCCAGAAGTCGACATTCAGATCCTCGGGAAGCTTCCCGCTCTTCGTTCTCTTATCCTGTGGACCAGCAAACCTCAGCACACTCATGTCGAAACATTCGTCGTTGGCGCTAATGCATTCCCATGTTTGAGAGAGTGCACATTCTACCATTTTCTCACGGGGCCATCTATGTTTCCACGAGGAGCTATGCCAAGGCTTGAAATCCTGGCGTTCTTAGCCCGAGCGTCGGATATTGCCGGAGGTGACCTGGATGTCGGCATGAGGCACCTCCCTTCCCTCTAG